The sequence GGCGCTGAACGACGACGCCGCCCAGACGCTGCGCGGCAACATCATCGCCGCCCACGGCGCGATTGCCCTGCGCGACGCCGAAGAACAGACCCAGGCCTGGCAACGCGCCCTGCGCCAGGTCGCCGCCAGCAGCCAGACGCACGAATTGCTGCAAGGACTGGCCGGCCGCCTGCTGCTCGACGCCCATATCTGGGAACCCGCCGACGCGGCGCAGGCGCTGTCGCTGCACCTGTCCAGCGGCGCAGAACCGCTCAAGGCCGCCGCGTGGCTGGAAGGCTTTTTGAACCGCAATGCGCTGGTGCTGCTGCACGACGCGGCGCTGTGGCAACTGGTGGACGACTGGCTGTGCGGGCTGGGCGAAGAACACTTCGTGCATATCCTGCCGCTGGTGCGGCGCACGTTTTCGACCTTCAGCGCGAGTGAGAGGAGTGATTTGGGCCAGCGGGCGCGGCAGGGGGTGCGGCCTGTGCAGGCGGTTGCCAGCGCGCCCGGCTGGGATGAGGAACTGGCGGCTTTGCCGCTGCCGTTTTTGAGGACTATTTTGGGAGTTGAGGTGTGAGCGGGTGCTAACTTGCTTGCTATATTTGGAACAGAAGCCACTTTCCGGTACGCGACCATTCAGTAACGCACACATAAACGTGACACCATGAAAGCAGTTGTTAAAAAATGATCTCGTTAGAGATAGAGGACACGTTAGAAAACTTTTGGCCTCATGATATTCATAATTTTGGAACTTGGGTCAAGCTGATGATTGGTCCTGACAATGAGGTCGGTGCTGAATATTTTGATATTTTTGTTTGCACACCAGATTGGCTTAAGACCGAGTGTCTGAAGCATGGATTTGTCTGGGAACGCCATATACTGATTATCGACGAGTACGATCTTAATAATATAACTGCAAAGATATGTTGGCGAATTGATAGATGTTCTGGCAATACTTGGTCGGAAACCAGTTTAAATATTAGCAAGTACGCTGCATGGGAATTTGAAGACGTTGAAGTGCTCAGTCAAAAAATATGACCTTTGTGCGGCGCAGCATCTTTACAAATTATCAAAATGCGACTGCAAGCCGAGTATACAGCAAGTAATTTTCATTTGAAAAATAAAAACCAATGTTTACTCAAATATGCACACCTTGATTTTGTGCTTACTCAAACAATAAAAAACAATCCTCAACTACTTGACCGCATAAATATATACGCATATTAATCACCAAGTTTTCAGCTTCTTGTTAATAAGA comes from Polaromonas naphthalenivorans CJ2 and encodes:
- a CDS encoding immunity 8 family protein, yielding MISLEIEDTLENFWPHDIHNFGTWVKLMIGPDNEVGAEYFDIFVCTPDWLKTECLKHGFVWERHILIIDEYDLNNITAKICWRIDRCSGNTWSETSLNISKYAAWEFEDVEVLSQKI